One genomic segment of Impatiens glandulifera chromosome 6, dImpGla2.1, whole genome shotgun sequence includes these proteins:
- the LOC124942739 gene encoding sufE-like protein 1, chloroplastic/mitochondrial has product MRMMKSTSRKVSRIYTCNIVLLPSHSVSQIGRSMSIPSTFRLFSCKFLLHSILPPKSPILSFTTSSSSSYASKFPSLRSISMERLSLSPPFSSPTPDLQPLQEEQELPPKLQEIVRLFQAVQEPKSKYEQLLFYGRNLAPLDDQFKTIENKVQGCVSQVWVRAFFDSHKNVVFEADSDSVLTKGLAALLVQGLSGLPVEDILRVSPDFVTLLGLQQSLTPSRNNGFLNMLKLMQKKALQLYAQSDKEAEVGDENFGQQNLVGDDSSQFESNSSGGGGGDEDNNGGTGSSSSVVEENDKEEGDSEDSGVKLGSRGERIKQKLMKELKPTDLGIEDISYQHAGHAGVRGQVGGETHFNVRVVSSEFEGKSLVKRHRMVYALLQDELQNGLHALSIVAKTPDES; this is encoded by the coding sequence ATGAGGATGATGAAGTCGACGTCCAGAAAGGTCTCTCGTATATATACATGTAATATAGTCCTCCTCCCGAGTCATTCAGTCAGTCAGATCGGGAGAAGTATGTCAATTCCTTCTACTTTTCGCCTCTTCTCCTGCAAGTTCCTTCTGCACTCAATTCTTCCCCCCAAATCCCCAATTCTCTCATTtacaacatcatcatcatcatcttacGCCTCTAAATTTCCCTCTCTCAGATCCATCTCAATGGAAAGACTCTCACTATCTCCTCCTTTTTCGTCCCCAACCCCCGACCTTCAACCACTGCAAGAAGAACAAGAACTGCCTCCAAAGCTGCAAGAAATAGTTAGGCTCTTCCAAGCCGTACAAGAACCCAAATCAAAGTACGAACAACTCTTATTCTACGGTCGAAATCTCGCCCCTCTTGATGATCAATTTAAAACCATAGAGAATAAGGTTCAAGGCTGCGTTTCTCAGGTCTGGGTCAGGGCTTTTTTCGACTCACACAAAAATGTAGTCTTTGAGGCCGATTCTGATTCGGTTCTCACTAAAGGGCTAGCCGCCCTTTTGGTGCAAGGTCTATCCGGCCTGCCCGTGGAAGACATTTTGCGGGTTTCGCCGGATTTCGTTACGCTTTTAGGGCTGCAGCAGAGCTTGACTCCATCTAGAAATAATGGGTTTTTGAATATGTTGAAGCTGATGCAGAAGAAAGCTTTGCAGCTGTATGCGCAATCTGACAAAGAAGCTGAAGTGGGTGATGAGAATTTCGGTCAACAAAACTTGGTTGGGGATGATTCTTCTCAATTTGAGTCCAATAGtagtggaggaggaggaggggaTGAAGATAACAATGGTGGAACTGGCTCCTCCTCCTCGGTGGTGGAAGAGAATGATAAAGAAGAAGGAGATTCAGAAGATTCGGGTGTGAAGCTTGGGAGCAGAGGGGAGAGAATAAAGCAGAAATTGATGAAGGAATTGAAACCAACTGATTTAGGAATCGAGGATATATCGTATCAGCATGCGGGGCACGCGGGTGTTAGAGGGCAGGTTGGTGGGGAGACTCATTTCAATGTGAGGGTTGTGTCAAGTGAGTTTGAAGGGAAAAGTTTGGTTAAGAGGCACAGAATGGTCTATGCTCTGTTGCAAGATGAATTGCAGAATGGCCTACATGCCTTATCCATTGTGGCCAAGACACCAGATgagtcataa
- the LOC124941495 gene encoding E3 ubiquitin-protein ligase MBR1-like, which produces MSGPGKSQVPSYMDSSSDRDPPAVGRSGRTFRGWDFGHSSSSSNLQNHEFGDEFIRESGQPYSSGSYVGAERRMEERLFEPSNQFDGRSLMFRNPTINLNAEENFESHDIGLGMGVGPGHNLYKFGRQETGHGSNTDTSSMDNVGTSSGNPGYFVENDPGSGSSLGNWGSSCKRKAFEGSSGHYQAGSSSYFQQGHNIPPHYGASSSLNISSSPANPPVINPEHLQYGNPIGPQITESSSRNFCSRLDMGNNHHVSSTDLDPRPNPLLASSSTNRPNQYHRSENIPDISRTTPAFPIWNGSSLMSAAGERGFEENFLDPSRNSRERPFFPHGTGLRIMDEDTNNSRNASIGNLSSSSGIPSGSRNYSNPLPSPWNSHHNSPPQGQRLSEMTPWSLFPHVDSDSGARRGQMPQLRPGPSVMQETGMGSGSNHGHRSSLHPRTSAWLMEAADDELNGWRSLSADIEGRQRLVSEIQQVLNAMRRIENLRAEDYMMLDPFINGVGEFQDRHRDMRLDVDNMSYEELLALEEQIGNVSTGLNEETIMKDMQQRKFMSLDSSLNSEPCCVCQEEYVIGDDIGTLECGHDFHRNCIKQWLTMKNVCPICKMTALGR; this is translated from the exons ATGTCAGGTCCAGGGAAGAGCCAAGTGCCAAGCTACATGGATTCATCTTCTGATAGGGACCCGCCTGCTGTTGGTAGAAGCGGTCGTACTTTTCGTGGCTGGGACTTTGGTCACTCTAGCTCGAGTTCAAATTTACAGAACCATGAATTTGGTGATGAATTCATAAGGGAAAGTGGGCAACCTTATTCGAGTGGCAGTTATGTAGGCGCGGAGAGAAGGATGGAAGAAAGGTTATTTGAACCATCTAATCAGTTTGATGGTAGATCTTTAATGTTCCGGAATCCTACTATAAACTTGAACGCTGAAGAAAATTTTGAGAGTCATGATATTGGGCTGGGGATGGGTGTGGGTCCTGGCCATAACCTCTATAAGTTTGGAAGACAAGAGACAGGTCATGGATCAAATACTGATACTTCTTCAATGGACAATGTGGGAACCTCATCTGGTAACCCTGGCTACTTTGTTGAGAATGATCCTGGATCAGGTTCTTCTTTAGGTAATTGGGGTTCGTCATGCAAAAGAAAGGCTTTTGAAGGTAGCTCTGGTCATTATCAAGCCGGAAGCTCAAGCTACTTCCAACAAGGCCATAACATTCCTCCTCATTATGGTGCTTCTAGTTCCTTAAATATATCATCATCTCCAGCAAATCCACCAGTTATTAATCCGGAACACCTACAGTATGGAAATCCGATTGGTCCTCAAATTACAGAAAGCTCCTCAAGAAACTTTTGCTCTAGACTGGATATGGGGAATAATCATCACGTTTCATCTACTGATCTGGACCCTAGGCCAAATCCTTTACTGGCATCCAGTTCAACCAATCGTCCAAATCAATACCACCGTTCAGAAAATATCCCAGATATTTCAAGAACCACGCCTGCTTTCCCCATCTGGAATGGTAGTTCTCTTATGAGTGCTGCTGGAGAGAGAGGTTTTGAAGAAAACTTTCTCGACCCTTCCAGAAACAGTAGGGAGCGCCCATTTTTTCCACATGGGACTGGTTTAAGAATTATGGACGAAGACACAAACAATAGTAGGAATGCATCAATTGGAAACTTAAGCAGTTCTTCAGGTATTCCGTCTGGTTCTCGAAATTACTCCAACCCTTTGCCAAGCCCTTGGAATTCCCATCATAATTCACCACCACAAGGTCAAAGGTTATCGGAGATGACTCCTTGGTCTCTATTTCCGCATGTTGACTCTGATTCTGGGGCCCGGAGAGGTCAAATGCCTCAATTGCGTCCAGGACCTTCAGTGATGCAAGAAACTGGAATGGGTTCTGGATCTAATCATGGTCATCGTTCATCATTGCACCCGAGGACAAGTGCATGGTTGATGGAGGCAGCTGATGATGAGCTGAATGGCTGGCGTAGTTTATCTGCTGATATTGAAGGAAGGCAGAGATTAGTATCTGAg ATTCAGCAAGTGTTGAATGCAATGCGCAGGATTGAGAATCTAAGAGCAGAG GATTATATGATGCTGGATCCTTTCATAAATGGGGTGGGCGAGTTTCAGGACAGGCACAGGGACATGAGACTTGATGTTGACAACATGTCGTATGAG GAGCTGTTGGCATTGGAAGAACAGATAGGAAATGTGAGCACTGGGTTGAATGAAGAAACCATTATGAAGGATATGCAACAGAGGAAGTTCATGTCCCTCGACTCCTCACTGAACTCGGAACCTTGCTGCGTATGTCAG GAGGAATATGTAATAGGAGATGACATTGGGACACTGGAATGCGGGCATGATTTCCATAGGAACTGCATAAAGCAGTGGCTGACGATGAAGAATGTTTGCCCTATTTGCAAAATGACTGCCTTGGGGAGATGA
- the LOC124941600 gene encoding protein ANTAGONIST OF LIKE HETEROCHROMATIN PROTEIN 1-like — MDSRRPLAALLSPLISQLLILFLLLLPSSSSTNPLSIPNSTFENALQWNLLSIITHFVTTAEIAASFFLFPTRDRKRRRLTSSTTDNHRSIHITRDPDVCKLFFRMTSSTFEWLSGLLEPLLDCRDPIDSPLNLSSEIRLAIALFRLSSGADYPDISRRFNVSEPSARFCVKQFCRVLCTNFRFWVGFPNPAELIPVSAAFETLTGLPNCCGVISCTRFDIVGETSSENRSSIAAQIVVDSSSRILNIVAGFRGETQNFQILQSSTLCKDIESGDLLDSPPIHINGIPVPQYLVGLRSYPLLNWLVVPYSNDHEVGSEEEKLNNALGLMRPAAMRTIASLKKWGALSKPIEAEKKMAVAYIGACSILHNVLLMRDEEDSGMEQEGLKLDEESFDDFNGESNFEEDCRALDIRRVLGTRIK; from the coding sequence ATGGATTCGCGGCGTCCATTGGCGGCGTTACTGTCTCCATTAATCTCACAACTTCTCATTCTCTTCCTCCTTCTCCTTCcttcatcatcttcaacaaatccTCTCTCAATCCCCAATTCTACTTTCGAAAACGCCTTACAATGGAATCTCCTCTCAATCATAACCCACTTCGTAACCACAGCCGAAATCGCCGCTtccttcttcctcttccctaCCCGCGATCGCAAGCGCCGTCGCCTCACATCGTCCACCACCGATAATCACCGTTCGATTCACATAACAAGAGATCCAGATGTTTGCAAGCTCTTTTTTCGAATGACTTCATCCACCTTCGAATGGCTATCTGGACTTCTCGAACCCTTACTCGATTGCCGTGACCCAATCGATTCACCGCTCAATCTCTCGTCAGAAATCCGACTCGCAATCGCCCTTTTCCGACTCTCATCAGGCGCGGATTACCCAGATATCTCTCGCCGATTCAACGTTTCCGAACCATCCGCCAGATTCTGCGTTAAACAGTTTTGTAGAGTTCTTTGCACGAATTTCCGATTCTGGGTCGGATTCCCCAACCCCGCCGAACTCATCCCCGTCTCCGCCGCCTTCGAAACCCTCACCGGTTTACCCAATTGCTGCGGAGTTATTAGCTGTACGAGATTCGATATCGTCGGAGAAACATCATCAGAAAACCGGAGCAGCATCGCCGCGCAAATTGTAGTTGATTCGTCATCTCGAATCCTCAACATCGTCGCCGGATTTCGCGGCGAAACCCAGAATTTCCAGATTCTGCAATCGTCAACACTGTGTAAAGATATCGAAAGTGGGGATTTACTAGACTCGCCACCGATTCACATAAATGGGATTCCTGTCCCTCAATACTTAGTGGGTTTGAGATCGTATCCTCTTTTGAATTGGCTGGTTGTTCCTTACTCAAATGATCATGAGGTTGGGTCTGAGGAAGAGAAATTGAACAATGCTCTTGGGTTAATGAGGCCGGCGGCGATGAGGACGATTGCTAGCTTGAAGAAATGGGGGGCTTTGAGTAAACCGATAGAAGCAGAGAAGAAGATGGCGGTTGCTTACATTGGTGCTTGCTCGATTCTGCACAATGTGTTGCTTATGAGGGATGAGGAGGATTCAGGTATGGAGCAGGAAGGTTTGAAATTGGATGAGGAAAGCTTTGATGATTTCAATGGGGAGAGCAATTTTGAGGAGGATTGTAGAGCGTTGGATATAAGAAGAGTATTGGGTACaagaatcaaataa
- the LOC124942672 gene encoding caffeoyl-CoA O-methyltransferase 5-like — protein sequence MADNGETMRHQEVGHKSLLQSDALYQYILDTSVYPREPESMKELREITAKHPWNLMTTSADEGQFLSMLLKLINAKNTMEIGVYTGYSLLATALAIPDDGKILAMDINRENYELGLPVIEKAGVAHKIDFKEGPALPVLDEMLKDEKNHGSFDFIFVDADKDNYINYHKRLIDLVKIGGVIGYDNTLWSGSVVAPPDAPLRKYIRYYRDFVLELNKALAADPRIEICMLPVGDGVTLCRRIN from the exons ATGGCGGACAACGGCGAAACCATGAGGCATCAAGAAGTGGGCCACAAGAGCCTTCTTCAAAGCGATGCTCTTTACCAGTATATACTCGATACCAGTGTCTACCCTAGAGAACCTGAATCCATGAAAGAACTCAGGGAGATCACTGCTAAACATCCATG GAACCTAATGACCACCTCTGCAGACGAGGGTCAGTTTCTTAGCATGCTTTTGAAGCTGATCAATGCCAAGAACACCATGGAAATCGGTGTTTACACCGGCTATTCTCTTCTCGCCACCGCCCTCGCCATTCCCGACGATGGAAAg ATTCTGGCAATGGACATAAACAGAGAGAACTACGAATTGGGTTTGCCTGTAATTGAGAAGGCCGGGGTGGCACACAAGATTGATTTCAAAGAGGGACCGGCTTTGCCTGTTCTTGACGAGATGTTGAAAGATGAAAAGAATCATGGAAGCTTCGATTTCATATTTGTTGATGCGGACAAGGACAACTACATCAATTACCACAAGCGGTTGATCGATCTGGTCAAGATCGGGGGTGTAATCGGGTATGACAACACCCTGTGGAGTGGGTCCGTGGTGGCGCCGCCTGATGCTCCGTTGAGGAAGTACATAAGGTACTACAGGGATTTCGTTCTTGAGCTGAACAAAGCCCTAGCTGCTGATCCAAGGATCGAGATCTGCATGCTCCCAGTTGGTGATGGTGTTACCCTATGCCGCCGCATCAACTAA
- the LOC124942598 gene encoding caffeoyl-CoA O-methyltransferase 5: MAATGDNMRHQEVGHKSLLQSDALYQYILDTSVYPREPESMKELREVTAKHPWNLMTTSADEGQFLNMLLKLINAKNTMEIGVYTGYSLLATALAIPDDGKILAMDINRENYELGLPVIEKAGVAHKIEFKEGPALPVLDEMLKDEKNHGSFDFIFVDADKDNYINYHKRLIDLVKIGGLIGYDNTLWSGSVVAPPDAPLRKYIRYYRDFVLELNKALAADPRIEICMLPVGDGVTLCRRVT; the protein is encoded by the exons ATGGCGGCTACCGGCGACAACATGAGGCATCAAGAAGTCGGCCACAAGAGCCTTCTTCAAAGCGATGCTCTTTACCAGTATATACTTGATACCAGTGTCTACCCTAGAGAGCCTGAATCCATGAAAGAACTCAGGGAGGTCACTGCTAAACATCCATG GAACCTAATGACCACCTCTGCCGATGAGGGTCAGTTCTTGAACATGCTTTTGAAGCTGATCAATGCCAAGAACACCATGGAAATCGGCGTTTACACCGGCTATTCTCTTCTCGCCACCGCCCTCGCCATTCCCGACGATGGAAAg ATTCTGGCAATGGACATAAACAGAGAGAATTACGAATTGGGTCTGCCTGTAATTGAGAAGGCCGGGGTGGCACACAAGATTGAATTCAAAGAGGGACCGGCTTTGCCTGTTCTTGACGAGATGTTGAAAGATGAAAAGAATCACGGAAGCTTCGATTTCATATTCGTTGATGCGGACAAGGACAACTACATCAATTATCACAAGAGGTTAATCGATCTGGTCAAGATTGGGGGTTTAATCGGCTACGACAACACCCTGTGGAGTGGGTCCGTGGTGGCGCCGCCTGATGCTCCGTTAAGGAAGTACATAAGGTACTACAGGGATTTCGTTCTTGAGCTGAACAAAGCCCTAGCTGCTGATCCAAGGATTGAGATCTGCATGCTCCCAGTTGGTGATGGTGTTACCCTGTGCCGCCGCGTTACCTAA